A window from Leptothermofonsia sichuanensis E412 encodes these proteins:
- a CDS encoding ABC transporter ATP-binding protein produces the protein MGDAVISLTNISKCFKRYSHPIERLKEALHPDKHENRAFWALHPLDLEIAQGETLGIIGRNGSGKSTLLQIVAGTLTPTTGQVQVSGRVAALLELGSGFNPEFTGRQNVFFNGQLLGLSKAEIETNFDRIAAFADIGDFLDQPVKTYSSGMLVRLAFAVQAHLSPDILIIDEALSVGDIFFQQKCARRLNELRERGTTLLFVSHDMATVRNLCSRAIYLKQGHLVAQGDTKTVIREYLKEDLSLLVDSSEETVPLQQPHLELSEAAYAELLQHSLVPCGAIENEFVKVLAINMMTPQGDHGLKYRTGDRVSFQLCFQAKQALTDVHYMVLIHNRFDQLLFCGGSYTSRSQPIQCRTGQNIVARLEVLLNIEPGLYTFELSLGKVLSSRRNVGTALIETGRLGPFEMTWDYENEVAPFLGLCGLDHQSFLFQW, from the coding sequence ATGGGCGACGCCGTAATTTCCCTCACAAACATTTCTAAATGCTTCAAACGCTATTCCCACCCGATCGAGCGGTTAAAAGAAGCGCTACATCCGGATAAACATGAAAACAGAGCTTTCTGGGCACTCCACCCCCTGGATCTGGAAATTGCCCAGGGCGAAACCCTGGGCATCATTGGACGGAATGGTTCTGGTAAAAGCACCCTGCTGCAAATTGTTGCAGGCACCCTGACGCCCACAACCGGGCAGGTGCAGGTCAGTGGGCGTGTAGCTGCCCTGCTGGAACTGGGTAGTGGGTTTAACCCGGAGTTTACAGGACGGCAGAATGTCTTTTTCAATGGACAACTCCTGGGCTTGAGCAAAGCAGAGATTGAAACCAACTTTGATCGCATTGCGGCCTTCGCCGATATTGGTGATTTTCTCGACCAACCAGTCAAAACCTACAGCTCTGGAATGTTAGTGCGGCTGGCATTCGCCGTTCAGGCTCATCTGTCCCCTGATATTTTGATCATCGACGAAGCCTTAAGTGTGGGAGACATTTTTTTTCAACAAAAATGTGCCCGTCGGCTGAATGAACTACGCGAAAGAGGCACGACGTTACTGTTTGTGTCCCATGATATGGCAACCGTGCGGAACCTCTGTTCCCGGGCAATTTACCTGAAACAGGGGCACCTGGTCGCCCAGGGAGATACCAAGACCGTGATTCGAGAATACCTGAAAGAAGATTTGAGTCTTCTGGTTGACTCTTCAGAGGAAACGGTTCCCCTCCAGCAGCCCCATCTGGAATTGAGTGAAGCGGCCTATGCTGAACTCCTTCAGCACAGCCTTGTTCCCTGCGGGGCAATTGAGAATGAATTTGTCAAAGTCCTGGCAATCAATATGATGACGCCCCAGGGGGATCATGGGTTGAAATATCGAACTGGCGATCGCGTCAGTTTTCAGCTCTGCTTCCAGGCGAAACAGGCCCTGACAGATGTGCACTACATGGTTTTGATCCACAATCGCTTTGATCAGTTGCTCTTCTGTGGTGGGTCCTATACCAGCCGCAGCCAGCCCATTCAATGCCGCACCGGACAAAACATCGTTGCTAGACTGGAAGTCCTACTCAACATTGAACCCGGTCTTTATACCTTTGAACTATCCCTGGGTAAAGTCTTGAGTAGCCGTCGTAATGTTGGAACCGCTTTGATTGAAACTGGGAGACTGGGTCCTTTTGAGATGACCTGGGACTATGAAAATGAAGTTGCTCCATTTCTTGGCTTATGTGGGTTGGATCATCAATCCTTTTTATTCCAGTGGTAA
- a CDS encoding FkbM family methyltransferase — protein MSLDDSVSNLQAEEIRLHQLIAASIATGVMIDVGAHHGEMMVPFLEAGWKAYAFEPIAMNRETLVRRIGDRPNVIIRSEAVSRHSGIQDFYLALNPDRTLHEYYHSLEKIGLDAYHQKGETIQIQTVSLDDLVAQGELPRRVDYLKIDTEGHDLEVLRGAASLECEVISVEFWCEHHNLGASPSPPEAIVELLKTRGFEQFIVLSREGNQPPAYLFSSLAGLGKRSWGNIFFYSPAQSRLFSESVQLCQSLAASPQNTSENSPFLQLLSTLFPGDELSIIDIGAFQGDFTATILTHFPRTKALLFEPSPANCQVLKQRFSHNPEVRIVETALSNQQQFHDFYLMDDAATNSLLAPNQPFTTRTQVFTQTLDACIQQSRISDRIDLVKIDTQGNDLKVLQGAVNTIQQYAPILLVELIFVSLYKGQDSYYEILNFMHSHDYHWGGIYNVHYTQSGQIAYCDALFIPVSIEQRLPVSDRFVCQDLEYLTRQNRMLQTVCEERLELIHTLNQTAEERLQVIHILDAEVKRLQVEIQRLSAQG, from the coding sequence GTGAGCCTTGACGATTCAGTATCCAATTTACAAGCTGAAGAAATCCGCCTGCATCAACTCATTGCCGCTTCGATCGCAACGGGTGTAATGATTGACGTTGGTGCCCATCACGGCGAAATGATGGTGCCGTTTTTGGAAGCTGGTTGGAAAGCCTACGCCTTTGAGCCGATCGCGATGAATCGGGAAACGCTCGTTCGTCGAATAGGCGATCGCCCCAATGTCATCATTCGTTCAGAAGCGGTCAGCCGCCACTCTGGCATTCAGGATTTTTATCTGGCACTCAATCCTGACCGGACCCTGCATGAGTATTATCACAGTCTGGAGAAAATTGGGCTGGATGCTTATCACCAGAAGGGTGAAACGATTCAAATTCAAACGGTCAGCCTGGATGATCTGGTGGCTCAAGGAGAACTTCCTCGCCGGGTTGACTACCTCAAAATTGACACTGAAGGTCATGACTTAGAAGTGCTGCGGGGGGCAGCCAGCCTGGAGTGTGAGGTGATTAGTGTTGAATTTTGGTGTGAACACCATAATCTGGGAGCCAGCCCTTCACCACCAGAGGCGATCGTAGAGCTTTTAAAAACAAGAGGATTTGAGCAATTTATTGTTTTGAGTCGAGAAGGCAACCAGCCGCCTGCTTACCTGTTTTCTTCTCTGGCAGGCTTGGGAAAGCGTAGTTGGGGGAATATTTTCTTCTATAGCCCTGCCCAGTCCAGGCTATTTTCTGAATCGGTTCAATTGTGTCAATCACTGGCAGCCAGTCCTCAGAACACGTCTGAAAACAGTCCTTTCCTGCAACTGCTGAGCACACTCTTCCCTGGTGATGAACTATCGATTATTGATATAGGAGCATTCCAGGGTGACTTTACAGCCACCATTCTGACCCATTTTCCCCGTACCAAAGCCCTTTTATTTGAGCCATCGCCTGCCAATTGTCAAGTCCTGAAACAACGGTTCAGCCATAATCCGGAAGTCAGGATTGTCGAGACTGCCCTCAGCAACCAGCAGCAATTCCATGATTTTTACCTGATGGATGATGCTGCCACCAATAGCTTACTGGCACCCAATCAACCATTTACCACCAGAACCCAGGTCTTCACGCAAACCCTCGATGCCTGTATCCAGCAGTCCAGGATTTCTGATAGGATCGATCTGGTTAAAATTGACACTCAGGGTAACGACCTGAAGGTGCTACAGGGTGCCGTCAACACTATCCAGCAATACGCCCCAATTTTGCTGGTGGAATTGATTTTTGTGTCTCTATACAAAGGGCAGGATTCATATTATGAAATCCTGAACTTTATGCATTCCCATGACTACCACTGGGGTGGAATCTACAACGTTCATTACACTCAATCTGGTCAAATTGCGTATTGTGACGCACTGTTTATTCCTGTTTCCATCGAGCAACGATTGCCTGTAAGTGACCGCTTTGTCTGCCAGGACTTAGAGTATTTAACCCGTCAAAATCGGATGCTTCAGACTGTTTGTGAGGAGCGTCTGGAGTTAATTCATACCCTAAACCAGACCGCAGAAGAACGTCTTCAGGTCATTCATATTTTGGATGCAGAGGTGAAGCGATTACAGGTAGAAATTCAACGTCTTTCGGCACAAGGTTAA
- a CDS encoding ABC transporter permease has protein sequence MQRAVRSAVHQLKGVKRVLPVSDRQWAKLDLLTTLVQRDLEARYKGSMLGNLWPLLNQLVQLLVYTYVFSIVLQVRPQIQGLPTNSLTFGFWLFSGLIPWMAFINGFAQAATSVVSQPNLVKKIVFPLELLPLVPVLAAFIESLSGLVVAIALLGFTTQTVHSTLWLFPLVWIPQLLLTSGLAYLAAGLTVFLRDIPQTIGVLLNLLFYLTPIIYPASAIPEQFRLWVFRLNPFATVVELYRDLLLVGEVQHWIEGGALWLVSLPVFLGGRWIYQRLRPAFADVL, from the coding sequence TTGCAGAGAGCAGTCAGAAGCGCTGTTCATCAGCTTAAAGGGGTGAAGCGAGTGCTTCCTGTTAGCGATCGGCAGTGGGCAAAACTGGATTTGCTAACAACACTGGTCCAGCGAGACCTGGAAGCGCGGTATAAAGGGTCCATGTTGGGGAATCTGTGGCCCCTGCTGAACCAGTTAGTCCAGTTGCTGGTCTACACCTACGTATTTTCAATTGTTCTACAAGTCAGACCCCAGATTCAGGGGCTACCCACCAACAGCCTGACCTTCGGATTCTGGCTCTTTTCGGGCTTAATTCCCTGGATGGCGTTTATCAATGGATTTGCCCAGGCAGCTACTTCTGTAGTCAGTCAACCCAACCTGGTTAAAAAAATCGTTTTCCCTCTAGAATTGCTGCCCCTCGTGCCTGTCCTGGCCGCATTCATTGAAAGTTTGTCCGGCCTGGTTGTCGCGATCGCCCTCCTGGGGTTTACCACTCAAACAGTTCACAGTACACTCTGGTTATTTCCGCTGGTGTGGATTCCCCAGCTCCTTTTAACCTCAGGGCTGGCTTACCTTGCGGCGGGTTTAACGGTTTTCCTGCGGGATATTCCCCAGACCATTGGGGTTCTCCTCAATCTCCTGTTTTACCTGACGCCTATAATCTATCCAGCATCTGCGATCCCAGAGCAATTTCGATTATGGGTGTTCAGGTTAAACCCGTTTGCGACTGTAGTCGAACTCTATCGTGATTTGTTACTGGTGGGCGAGGTTCAACATTGGATAGAAGGCGGTGCTTTGTGGCTTGTCTCCCTGCCCGTTTTCTTAGGAGGAAGATGGATCTATCAGCGGTTACGCCCCGCTTTTGCCGATGTGCTGTAA
- a CDS encoding sensor histidine kinase, which yields MQVFQSASSAPESDLLPAPTPTGVSFPTPQHDVQVLELQQQTERERLISKITRRIHQSLDLPEILNTTVADVRQFLQIDRVIVFRFEADWSGVVEVESVDNGWQPILGTRIKDPCFSTVYQDISERDLSRAVDNIATAGLAPCYVELLTQFQVKANLVLPIIQGHKLWGLLIAHHCRSPRNWHSLEVGLLKELATQVAIAIQQSELYHQVQTLNANLEQQVRERTQQLEQSLNFAAVLRRISDRIRDSLEERQILQTAVRELVSALKVDYCCAVLYTPSRTRATVHYEFTHAELGSAIGQVLDVADTPKVHQRLLSGEHFEAYDNGHVDYLQTPDNGDLACPTLFERFAAKLLCPIFLDPASCEPGSVSVAPGSCGMEPGAIGYLAVIDQTYHLFTDAEIKLVTQVASQCAIAIRQARLYQASQAQVEALEKLNRLKDDFLSTVSHELRTPMASMKMAIQMLNLSLNQGNSAPSEKTVHYLNILNTQCEQEIRLINDLLDLQHLESGVQALTPTQIQFQEWLHQLLQPFQEHSKTRQQTFQVNLAPDLPLLHCDASCLERILLELLENACKHSPSGATIQLQAWAEMRTLHLRVCNSGVEIPAEEIPYVFDRFYRVPSRDPWKQRGTGLGLALVKKLVSHLNGSIQVESAAERTCFTVEIPL from the coding sequence ATGCAAGTTTTTCAGTCTGCCAGTTCTGCTCCAGAGTCCGATTTGCTACCAGCTCCCACTCCAACAGGTGTCAGCTTTCCGACGCCACAACATGACGTTCAGGTATTAGAGCTGCAACAACAGACAGAACGAGAGCGCCTGATTAGCAAGATTACCCGCCGGATTCACCAGTCCCTTGACTTGCCAGAAATCTTGAACACCACAGTGGCAGATGTCCGGCAATTCCTCCAGATTGATCGGGTGATTGTCTTTCGCTTTGAAGCTGACTGGAGTGGGGTGGTTGAGGTTGAGTCCGTTGACAATGGCTGGCAGCCAATTCTGGGAACCAGAATTAAAGACCCCTGTTTTTCAACGGTATATCAGGATATTTCTGAGCGAGATCTGAGTCGGGCAGTTGATAATATTGCCACGGCTGGATTGGCTCCATGCTATGTTGAGCTGTTGACCCAGTTTCAGGTCAAAGCAAACCTGGTGTTACCCATTATTCAGGGCCATAAACTCTGGGGGTTGTTAATTGCACACCACTGCCGGAGTCCTCGAAACTGGCATTCCCTGGAAGTAGGGCTATTGAAGGAACTGGCAACGCAGGTGGCGATCGCTATCCAGCAATCTGAGTTATACCATCAGGTTCAAACACTCAATGCTAATTTAGAGCAGCAGGTCAGGGAGCGCACCCAGCAACTTGAACAGTCCCTTAACTTTGCTGCCGTTCTTAGACGCATCAGCGATCGCATCCGCGACTCTCTGGAGGAGCGCCAGATCCTGCAAACGGCAGTTCGGGAACTGGTCAGCGCCCTTAAGGTAGACTATTGTTGTGCTGTGCTCTACACTCCCAGCCGGACAAGGGCAACTGTTCACTATGAATTTACCCACGCCGAATTGGGATCTGCGATTGGGCAGGTACTGGACGTTGCAGACACCCCCAAAGTCCATCAACGCTTGTTATCGGGGGAGCACTTTGAAGCCTATGACAACGGTCATGTAGACTACCTGCAAACACCGGACAATGGAGATCTTGCCTGTCCAACCTTATTTGAGCGGTTTGCTGCCAAGTTACTTTGTCCAATCTTTCTCGATCCTGCGTCCTGTGAACCAGGTTCAGTCTCCGTTGCTCCAGGGTCCTGTGGCATGGAACCAGGTGCCATTGGTTATCTGGCTGTGATTGATCAGACCTATCACCTGTTTACGGATGCTGAGATCAAACTGGTCACACAGGTGGCCAGCCAATGCGCGATCGCAATCCGGCAGGCAAGGCTTTACCAGGCTTCCCAGGCCCAGGTCGAAGCGCTGGAAAAACTGAACCGGCTTAAGGACGATTTTCTCAGTACGGTTTCTCATGAATTGCGCACCCCCATGGCCAGCATGAAAATGGCAATCCAGATGCTGAATCTGTCGCTTAACCAGGGGAACTCAGCCCCATCTGAGAAAACCGTCCATTATCTCAATATTCTCAATACCCAGTGTGAGCAGGAAATCAGGCTAATCAACGATTTGCTGGATCTACAACACTTAGAATCCGGAGTTCAGGCGCTAACCCCAACCCAGATCCAGTTCCAGGAGTGGTTGCATCAACTCCTTCAACCTTTTCAGGAGCATAGCAAAACTCGCCAACAAACTTTCCAGGTCAACCTTGCTCCCGACTTACCGTTGTTGCACTGTGATGCATCCTGTCTGGAACGGATTCTGCTGGAGCTACTCGAGAATGCCTGTAAACACAGTCCTTCTGGTGCCACAATTCAGCTACAGGCATGGGCTGAGATGAGAACACTTCATTTGAGGGTTTGCAACTCCGGGGTTGAAATTCCTGCGGAAGAAATTCCCTACGTATTCGATCGGTTCTATCGGGTCCCCAGTCGGGATCCCTGGAAACAGAGGGGAACTGGCTTGGGACTGGCACTGGTGAAAAAGCTGGTGAGCCACCTGAACGGTTCAATTCAGGTGGAAAGTGCCGCTGAAAGGACCTGCTTCACAGTAGAAATTCCACTCTAG
- a CDS encoding DUF3352 domain-containing protein, translating into MALTTVGSMVSSGQTIAQTLPVSRQPRSPVVTTLLPASTPGVVLINTTPAAWAELERFNPFPEAGLPLPDFPLGGGGFNIDEDIHSWLDGQLAIALLPAAPQDKSLGFNLLLVAPIKDISRFNAFLEKLKATWGKPQIERDYKGTTLLRWTASSPLEPAADPALPDTPESVPDNTPSITPKEPLPAEPPPLPAPSSQSPHPFPIALRTGWQQTLMAAQPDSTEPAPDLDEQVPPLTPSPSPSPFPDLLPHGVTIALLPDAVAVATQDQALERLIDARSSEEPTLAQDPLFQRTLNHPQFGRSLVVGYGNLAEFIRLLPALIGKLSGFPVPAPVLLLEESQIALLTRTYNTVDSHLWVQPEGIRGQTNFYYTTPQPERATLAPASANQILTRLPAITYLSANSRNFKRQWQTFIETVFASPTGQPFLNAIRGEFRKQSGFDLEQDVIEWIDGEYAFFMFPTTGGFFNAIHPRLNLGIGLMLQTSDRPAAEAFLKKLDQAVRAGARGELAIVPRRVAGVSVVSWEGKDKNRTVSVLSHGWISDDTLVLTTGADTMKALAPKPYLPLHLNPTFQTATASFPIPNEGYFYVNMGASLSLIYGLVQPYIPSTSPFVQEFQRVLGTVRSVSTSNSATAEAQRVDSLWVLGGRRREEGAVRKEE; encoded by the coding sequence TTGGCTTTGACAACAGTGGGTTCAATGGTGAGTTCTGGGCAGACGATCGCCCAGACGCTGCCTGTTTCTAGACAACCCCGTTCTCCAGTCGTCACCACTCTTTTGCCGGCCAGTACACCAGGGGTTGTTCTAATTAATACAACACCTGCCGCCTGGGCTGAACTGGAGCGGTTTAATCCCTTTCCAGAGGCCGGTCTACCCCTACCCGATTTCCCGTTGGGGGGCGGAGGATTTAACATTGATGAAGATATTCACTCCTGGTTGGATGGTCAACTGGCGATCGCCCTGTTGCCTGCTGCTCCCCAGGACAAATCTCTGGGGTTTAACCTCCTCCTAGTCGCCCCGATCAAAGACATCAGCCGCTTCAATGCCTTTCTGGAGAAACTGAAAGCGACCTGGGGAAAACCTCAGATTGAACGGGACTACAAAGGCACTACGCTGCTGCGCTGGACTGCCAGTTCTCCATTGGAACCAGCCGCAGACCCTGCCCTGCCAGATACCCCGGAATCCGTTCCAGATAACACTCCCAGTATTACCCCAAAGGAGCCACTACCGGCTGAACCGCCACCACTGCCTGCCCCCTCTTCTCAATCGCCTCATCCCTTCCCGATAGCCTTGAGAACTGGATGGCAGCAAACCTTGATGGCGGCGCAGCCAGATAGCACTGAGCCAGCCCCAGACCTGGACGAGCAGGTTCCCCCCCTGACTCCCTCTCCCTCTCCCTCTCCCTTCCCTGACCTGTTGCCCCATGGGGTGACCATCGCCCTCTTACCGGATGCGGTGGCCGTCGCAACCCAGGATCAGGCCCTTGAAAGACTGATTGATGCCCGTTCCTCGGAAGAGCCAACCCTGGCACAGGATCCCCTGTTCCAGCGGACCCTGAATCACCCTCAGTTTGGGCGATCGCTGGTGGTGGGCTATGGTAACCTTGCCGAATTTATCCGCCTTCTGCCAGCCCTGATCGGCAAACTTTCGGGGTTCCCGGTACCAGCGCCAGTTTTGCTCCTGGAAGAAAGCCAGATTGCCCTCCTGACCAGGACCTACAACACAGTGGATTCCCATCTCTGGGTGCAGCCTGAAGGCATTCGGGGACAAACCAATTTCTACTACACGACGCCCCAACCAGAGCGTGCAACCCTGGCTCCTGCCAGTGCCAACCAGATTTTGACCCGCCTGCCTGCCATCACTTACCTGTCCGCCAACAGTCGTAACTTTAAGCGTCAGTGGCAAACGTTCATTGAAACGGTCTTTGCATCTCCCACCGGCCAACCTTTCTTGAATGCCATTCGCGGGGAGTTCCGCAAGCAGAGTGGGTTCGATCTGGAACAGGACGTAATTGAGTGGATAGATGGGGAATACGCCTTCTTTATGTTTCCCACGACGGGAGGATTTTTTAATGCCATCCATCCCCGCCTCAACCTGGGAATTGGATTAATGCTGCAAACGAGCGATCGCCCCGCCGCCGAAGCCTTTCTCAAAAAGCTAGACCAGGCGGTTCGAGCAGGCGCAAGGGGAGAGCTGGCCATTGTTCCCCGGCGAGTTGCGGGAGTGTCCGTCGTGAGTTGGGAAGGGAAAGACAAAAACCGAACCGTAAGCGTGCTCTCCCACGGCTGGATCAGTGACGATACTCTGGTGCTGACTACAGGGGCTGACACGATGAAAGCTCTGGCACCCAAACCTTACCTGCCGCTCCACCTGAACCCAACTTTCCAAACCGCAACTGCCAGTTTCCCCATACCCAACGAAGGCTATTTCTATGTCAACATGGGAGCCTCCCTCTCCCTGATCTATGGACTCGTTCAACCCTACATACCGTCCACATCCCCTTTTGTCCAGGAGTTCCAGCGCGTTCTGGGAACGGTTCGCAGTGTCAGTACCAGTAATTCTGCTACCGCTGAAGCCCAACGGGTTGATTCCCTCTGGGTATTGGGAGGAAGGAGGAGGGAAGAGGGAGCGGTGAGAAAGGAGGAGTGA
- a CDS encoding DUF433 domain-containing protein — protein MASAPDEQTFNEQAVIIRTERGLTIAGTRITLYDVMDYFTAGYPAKLIREKLCLTDAQVDAALSYIKAHQAEVEAEYQQVLQIAEGNRQYWEERNREHFARIAAMPPKPGQEAIRAKLQAWKDRLESKV, from the coding sequence ATGGCTTCTGCACCTGATGAGCAAACCTTCAATGAGCAAGCAGTAATCATCCGAACAGAGCGCGGATTGACCATTGCAGGAACCCGCATCACTCTTTATGACGTGATGGATTACTTCACGGCTGGTTATCCCGCAAAACTTATTCGTGAAAAGCTCTGTCTCACAGATGCTCAAGTGGATGCTGCTCTCTCCTACATCAAAGCTCATCAGGCTGAGGTGGAGGCTGAATATCAACAAGTTTTGCAAATTGCAGAAGGTAATCGGCAATATTGGGAAGAACGTAATAGGGAACACTTTGCCCGCATTGCAGCAATGCCTCCGAAACCGGGTCAAGAAGCTATCCGTGCCAAACTTCAAGCTTGGAAAGACAGGCTTGAGTCCAAAGTATGA
- a CDS encoding ACP S-malonyltransferase, which yields MTTLRGQAALLWGAIAAEGWLELMPIRFVGFEEVSLLESSRDRSVWQVAQANQMIILTTNRNMKGDDSLEQVIREENTLQSLPVVTIGNKERLDEQSYREQCASRLVEILVDIDNYMGVGRIYIP from the coding sequence TTGACTACTTTGCGAGGACAAGCAGCATTGCTGTGGGGTGCGATCGCCGCTGAAGGATGGCTGGAACTGATGCCGATTCGCTTTGTTGGGTTTGAGGAAGTCAGCTTGCTCGAAAGCAGCAGAGATCGTTCAGTGTGGCAGGTGGCTCAAGCCAATCAGATGATTATCCTAACCACAAACCGCAATATGAAGGGAGATGATTCGCTGGAGCAAGTGATTCGGGAAGAAAATACCCTGCAATCGCTGCCTGTTGTGACGATTGGGAATAAAGAGCGGCTTGATGAGCAGAGTTATCGGGAACAATGTGCCAGTCGTCTAGTTGAAATTCTGGTTGATATTGATAACTACATGGGAGTGGGACGAATCTACATTCCCTAG
- a CDS encoding M20 family metallopeptidase translates to MLTQIKDIAANLAPRLIEIRRHLHSHPELSGQEFQTAAYVAGVLSSCGLHVKEGVGRVGVVGELIGAGTDARLLAIRTDMDALPIFERTGLEFASRQDGVMHACGHDVHTTVGLGTAMVLAQLEPPLPGTIRFLFQSAEEIAQGARWMVQDGVMERVTGIFSVHVFPSIPAGVIGVRYGALTAAADDLEIIILGESGHGARPHEAVDAVWIAAQVVTTLQQAISRTQNPLRPVVLTFGQINGGRAPNVIADRVQLLGTVRSLHPATSETLPGWIEQIVANVCQPYGARYELHYRRGVPSVQNNMAMTQLLESAAVEAWGSQGVQIIHEPSLGAEDFSVYLQHAPGSMFRLGVGFRDRPNYPLHHPQFEVDESAIIAGVVTLAYAAYKYWQQSEHLLHS, encoded by the coding sequence ATGCTGACCCAAATTAAAGACATTGCCGCAAACCTGGCACCGCGATTGATTGAGATTCGTCGTCACCTGCACAGCCATCCTGAACTGAGTGGACAGGAGTTTCAAACAGCCGCCTATGTAGCTGGGGTACTTTCTTCCTGTGGGCTGCATGTTAAGGAAGGGGTTGGCAGGGTGGGGGTAGTGGGAGAACTGATTGGAGCAGGCACCGATGCTCGCCTGCTGGCAATTCGGACTGATATGGATGCCCTACCAATTTTTGAGCGCACCGGATTGGAGTTTGCTTCACGGCAGGACGGAGTGATGCACGCCTGTGGTCATGATGTTCATACCACGGTTGGGTTGGGGACCGCTATGGTGCTGGCGCAACTGGAACCCCCTCTGCCAGGAACGATCCGGTTTCTTTTTCAGTCGGCGGAAGAGATTGCCCAGGGAGCACGGTGGATGGTGCAGGATGGGGTCATGGAGCGGGTGACTGGAATCTTTTCAGTGCATGTGTTTCCATCGATTCCGGCGGGGGTGATTGGGGTGCGCTATGGGGCCTTGACAGCCGCAGCAGATGACCTGGAAATCATTATTTTGGGGGAGTCGGGGCACGGGGCACGGCCTCATGAAGCCGTGGATGCTGTCTGGATTGCGGCTCAGGTGGTGACTACGCTGCAACAGGCGATTAGCCGGACTCAGAATCCACTCAGACCTGTGGTCTTGACGTTTGGACAGATCAATGGGGGGCGGGCACCGAATGTCATCGCAGATCGGGTGCAACTGCTGGGAACGGTGCGATCGCTTCATCCCGCAACCAGTGAAACCCTGCCTGGGTGGATTGAACAAATTGTGGCAAATGTTTGCCAGCCCTATGGTGCCCGCTATGAACTGCACTATCGTCGGGGTGTACCTTCGGTGCAAAACAATATGGCCATGACCCAACTGCTGGAATCGGCGGCTGTAGAAGCCTGGGGTAGCCAGGGCGTGCAAATCATCCACGAACCCTCTCTGGGCGCAGAGGATTTTTCAGTGTATCTGCAACATGCCCCGGGAAGCATGTTCCGGTTGGGGGTTGGCTTTCGCGATCGCCCAAACTATCCCCTGCACCATCCCCAATTTGAAGTGGATGAGTCTGCCATCATCGCTGGAGTGGTCACCCTGGCCTACGCCGCCTACAAGTACTGGCAGCAGTCAGAGCATTTGCTCCATTCCTGA
- a CDS encoding bestrophin family protein, which yields MSIDHKHWLQATFQLRGSVVPAVLERASLCGVFGVFVSVLAASGIPVAIPILASLIPNIVLGLMLVFRTNTAYERFWEGRKCWGTLVNTVRNLARQIWIAVEAESESDRHQKIATLRMLVAFCVATKLHLRQEPINEELAALLSPSQYRKLKHMNHPPLEIAFWIGDYLQHQYEQNRLHIYQLNAMHKLLDLMVDMLGGCERILKTPMPLAYAIHLKQLLLLYCLSLPFQMVGGLAWWTGPIVALISFTLFGIEAIGIEIENPFGHDPNDLPLDAICNTMFRNIEDLITLTPNSETYHDPETSSLPVVQ from the coding sequence ATGAGCATAGATCACAAACATTGGTTACAGGCAACCTTTCAGCTTAGGGGGTCAGTCGTTCCAGCGGTTCTTGAGCGTGCGAGCCTCTGCGGTGTCTTTGGTGTGTTTGTTTCTGTCCTGGCGGCCTCTGGCATACCCGTGGCCATCCCAATCCTGGCAAGTCTGATTCCGAATATTGTTTTGGGGCTAATGCTGGTATTTCGGACGAACACTGCCTACGAACGATTTTGGGAAGGCAGGAAGTGTTGGGGTACGCTGGTCAATACGGTGCGCAACCTGGCACGCCAGATCTGGATCGCGGTGGAAGCGGAGAGTGAGAGCGATCGCCACCAAAAAATTGCCACTTTGAGGATGCTGGTCGCTTTTTGTGTTGCAACGAAGCTCCATTTGCGGCAGGAACCGATTAACGAAGAATTGGCAGCCCTCCTGTCTCCCAGCCAGTATCGCAAACTCAAGCATATGAACCATCCCCCACTGGAGATTGCCTTCTGGATTGGGGACTACCTGCAACACCAATACGAACAGAACCGGCTCCACATTTACCAGCTCAACGCCATGCACAAGTTACTGGATCTGATGGTTGACATGCTGGGTGGCTGCGAACGCATCTTGAAAACTCCGATGCCCCTTGCCTATGCCATTCACCTCAAGCAGCTACTGTTGCTTTACTGCCTGTCACTCCCCTTTCAAATGGTAGGAGGGTTGGCCTGGTGGACAGGTCCAATTGTGGCACTGATTAGCTTCACACTATTTGGCATTGAAGCAATCGGAATTGAAATTGAAAATCCCTTTGGACACGACCCCAATGATCTGCCCCTGGATGCCATCTGTAATACCATGTTCCGTAATATCGAAGACCTGATTACGCTGACTCCCAATTCCGAAACCTATCATGATCCGGAAACCTCCTCTTTACCTGTGGTCCAGTAG